In the genome of Oncorhynchus clarkii lewisi isolate Uvic-CL-2024 chromosome 4, UVic_Ocla_1.0, whole genome shotgun sequence, one region contains:
- the LOC139407763 gene encoding probable G-protein coupled receptor 63 translates to MVYSTVVPPVEAGETNKASLCCLVTAGLLNLSDHLLHGQPDTEDMSMENSSYGSSFSPLDLDTVTQTAETQGSVQGVSLPLQVFFCMAMVSILLVAFLGNVVVVLMVYQRAAMRSAINILLASLAFADMMLAVLNMPFALVTVVTTRWIFGDVFCRVSAMFFWLFVIEGMVILLIISIDRFLIIVQKQDKLSPHRAKVLIVIAWTVSLCFSFPLAIGHPSLQIPSRAPQCVFGYTSEPGYHAYALLLMLAFFFIPFLVMLYTFMGILNTIRHNAVRIHSHPDSICLSQASKLGLMSLQRPFEMNIDMSFKTRAFTTILILFSVFTVCWAPFTAYSLVSTFSSPFYHKDNFFEVSTWFLLLCYLKSALNPLIYYWRIKKFRDACLDLMPKYFKFLPQLPGHTKRRIRPSAVYVCGEHRSVV, encoded by the coding sequence TCTGACCACCTCCTCCACGGCCAGCCTGACACGGAAGACATGTCCATGGAAAACAGCTCATATGGCTCCTCCTTTTCACCTCTGGACCTGGACACAGTCACGCAAACAGCCGAGACCCAGGGGAGTGTTCAGGGCGTCAGCCTGCCCCTCCAGGTGTTCTTCTGCATGGCCATGGTCTCCATCCTGTTGGTGGCCTTCCTAGGGAACGTGGTGGTGGTCCTGATGGTCTACCAGCGCGCCGCCATGCGATCCGCCATCAACATCCTGTTGGCCAGCCTGGCCTTCGCAGACATGATGCTGGCCGTCCTGAACATGCCCTTTGCCCTGGTTACTGTGGTGACCACACGCTGGATCTTCGGGGATGTCTTCTGCCGAGTGTCGGCCATGTTCTTCTGGCTTTTTGTCATAGAGGGCATGGTCATCCTGCTTATAATAAGCATAGATCGATTCCTGATCATAGTCCAGAAACAGGACAAATTGAGTCCCCACAGAGCCAAAGTGCTCATAGTCATCGCTTGGACTGTCTCATTATGTTTCTCTTTCCCACTAGCCATAGGCCACCCATCACTCCAGATCCCCTCTAGAGCTCCACAGTGTGTGTTCGGCTACACCAGCGAGCCGGGTTACCACGCCTACGCGTTGCTCCTCATGCTGGCCTTCTTTTTCATCCCCTTCTTGGTCATGCTGTACACCTTCATGGGGATCCTGAACACCATACGGCACAACGCCGTGCGCATccacagccacccggacagcatCTGTCTGAGTCAGGCCAGCAAGCTGGGCCTCATGAGCCTGCAGAGGCCCTTTGAGATGAACATAGACATGAGCTTCAAGACGCGTGCCTTCACTACCATCCTCATTCTCTTCTCAGTGTTCACCGTGTGCTGGGCGCCCTTCACCGCCTACAGCCTGGTTTCCACCTTCAGCAGCCCCTTCTACCACAAGGACAACTTCTTTGAAGTCAGCACCTGGTTCCTTTTGTTGTGCTATCTCAAGTCGGCCCTCAACCCTCTCATTTACTACTGGCGGATCAAGAAGTTCCGCGACGCCTGCCTTGACCTGATGCCCAAGTATTTCAAGTTTCTTCCTCAGCTGCCCGGCCACACAAAGCGACGTATCCGACCCAgcgctgtgtatgtgtgtggggagCATCGCTCTGTGGTCTAA